One stretch of Streptococcus australis DNA includes these proteins:
- a CDS encoding GlsB/YeaQ/YmgE family stress response membrane protein, which produces MLGSMFVGLLVGLLAGALTNRGESMGCFGKMFLGWIGAFLGHLLFGTWGPIIAGTAIIPAILGAMIVLAIFWRRGS; this is translated from the coding sequence ATGCTTGGAAGTATGTTTGTTGGTCTCCTAGTGGGGCTCTTGGCAGGTGCTTTGACCAATCGTGGGGAGAGTATGGGATGCTTTGGAAAAATGTTTCTCGGCTGGATTGGTGCCTTTTTGGGCCACTTGCTTTTCGGAACTTGGGGTCCAATTATAGCAGGAACGGCCATTATCCCAGCTATTTTAGGAGCTATGATTGTCTTGGCTATTTTCTGGAGACGAGGAAGTTAG